Proteins encoded within one genomic window of Alcanivorax sp. REN37:
- a CDS encoding KdsC family phosphatase, which translates to MSTDLMQRARRVRLMAFDVDGIMTAGGLYYGPDGEAFKVFNTLDGHGLKQLARSGVTLAIITGRNSAMVARRAADLGIEHVIQGREDKGVALQALADQLNFAAHEVGYAGDDEPDVPALAWAGLALSVPNAHDCAKQAAHAITTRNGGDGAVREMCDLIISARQGGKA; encoded by the coding sequence ATGAGTACTGACCTGATGCAGCGCGCCCGCCGGGTGCGCCTGATGGCGTTCGATGTCGACGGCATCATGACCGCCGGCGGCCTGTACTACGGTCCCGACGGCGAAGCGTTCAAGGTGTTCAACACCCTCGACGGCCATGGTCTCAAACAACTGGCACGCAGCGGCGTAACGCTGGCGATCATCACCGGGCGCAACTCTGCCATGGTGGCGCGCCGCGCTGCGGATCTCGGCATTGAGCATGTGATCCAAGGCCGTGAAGACAAAGGCGTGGCGCTGCAGGCGCTGGCCGACCAGCTCAACTTTGCCGCCCACGAAGTGGGCTACGCCGGCGACGACGAGCCCGACGTACCGGCACTGGCCTGGGCCGGGTTGGCGCTATCAGTGCCCAATGCGCACGACTGCGCCAAGCAAGCGGCCCATGCCATCACCACCCGCAACGGCGGCGACGGCGCGGTGCGCGAAATGTGCGATCTGATTATCAGTGCCCGCCAAGGCGGTAAAGCATGA
- the lptB gene encoding LPS export ABC transporter ATP-binding protein has protein sequence MNRLCARNLAKSYKGRRVIEDVSLEVQAGQVVGLLGPNGAGKTTCFYMIVGLVPPDAGRIEINGDDITALPMHGRARRGIGYLPQEASIFRRLSVADNIMAILETRKDLTATQREQTMEQLLQEFHITHIRNSLGMSLSGGERRRAEIARGLATDPAFILLDEPFAGVDPISVNDIKGIISHLRDRGIGVLITDHNVRETLDICDTAYIVSEGHIIASGNSDNILANKKVRDVYLGADFRL, from the coding sequence ATGAACCGGCTGTGCGCACGCAACCTGGCCAAGAGCTACAAAGGCCGGCGGGTAATCGAAGATGTGTCGCTGGAAGTTCAGGCGGGCCAAGTGGTCGGTCTGCTAGGCCCCAACGGCGCCGGCAAAACCACCTGCTTCTACATGATTGTTGGGCTGGTGCCACCGGATGCCGGCCGCATCGAGATCAACGGCGACGACATCACCGCGCTGCCGATGCACGGGCGCGCCCGGCGTGGCATCGGCTACCTGCCGCAAGAAGCCAGCATTTTCCGCCGGCTGTCGGTGGCCGACAACATCATGGCGATCCTGGAAACCCGCAAGGACCTGACCGCCACCCAGCGCGAGCAGACCATGGAACAGCTGCTGCAGGAGTTCCACATCACCCATATCCGCAACAGCCTTGGCATGAGTCTGTCCGGCGGTGAACGGCGCCGCGCCGAGATCGCCCGTGGCCTGGCCACCGATCCGGCCTTCATCCTGCTGGATGAGCCGTTCGCCGGGGTCGACCCGATTTCAGTGAACGACATCAAAGGCATCATTTCGCACCTGCGCGACCGCGGCATCGGCGTACTGATCACCGACCACAACGTGCGCGAAACGCTGGATATTTGCGACACCGCCTACATCGTCAGCGAAGGCCACATTATTGCCTCGGGCAATTCCGACAACATCCTCGCCAACAAGAAAGTGCGCGACGTCTACCTCGGCGCTGACTTCCGTCTCTGA
- a CDS encoding MlaC/ttg2D family ABC transporter substrate-binding protein: MTMLALRRWALLPLMLLGMLSTAAMAEAPAPDEVVRQAVNSLTARIDQERERFDRDPAYTRMVVTQELEKIVDFRRITRLVMGEYFNGATREQRNRFLERFRNNLVQTYAAGITLYNGQSIRVLPAQEGDVRGDRARVMMEFVTDSGRAVPIAYTLFLSDGNWKVDNVIVSGLNLGRVFRSQFEQAMAQHGNDIEKVIASWSAELDVEQVKAGAGGDGA; the protein is encoded by the coding sequence ATGACTATGCTTGCTTTGCGCCGCTGGGCCCTGCTGCCGCTGATGTTGTTGGGGATGCTGTCGACCGCGGCAATGGCCGAGGCGCCGGCGCCGGATGAGGTGGTGCGTCAGGCGGTGAACTCACTCACCGCCCGCATCGACCAAGAACGCGAGCGGTTTGACCGCGATCCGGCTTACACCCGCATGGTGGTGACCCAGGAGCTGGAAAAAATCGTCGATTTCCGCCGCATCACTCGACTGGTGATGGGTGAGTACTTCAACGGCGCCACCCGCGAGCAGCGCAACCGCTTCCTGGAGCGCTTCCGCAACAACCTGGTGCAGACCTACGCCGCCGGCATCACGCTCTACAACGGCCAGTCGATCCGGGTGTTGCCGGCGCAAGAAGGCGATGTGCGCGGCGACCGTGCGCGGGTAATGATGGAGTTCGTTACCGACAGCGGCCGGGCAGTGCCGATTGCCTATACGCTGTTCCTCAGCGACGGCAACTGGAAAGTGGACAACGTGATCGTCAGCGGCCTGAACCTGGGGCGCGTGTTCCGCAGCCAGTTCGAGCAGGCGATGGCGCAGCACGGTAACGACATCGAGAAGGTGATCGCGTCCTGGTCCGCCGAGCTCGATGTGGAGCAAGTGAAAGCGGGCGCCGGCGGGGACGGCGCCTGA
- a CDS encoding trypsin-like peptidase domain-containing protein: MKAFRFLLIPVLTGLVVGLLLLLFNVRSPLPGGPDQPHATSYADAVTKAIPAVVNIYTTQMVARTDSSAPPQAFLPPNAEAPQRERILASLGSGVLVSPQGYLLTSHHVIRNADEILVALLDGREAVAQVVGTDPETDLALLKVDIEQAPYIEIDDDSTVRVGDVVLAIGNPLGMGQTVSMGIVGATGRSQLGITTFENFIQTDAAINQGNSGGALVDSAGHLVGINTAILSSDGNWQGIGFATPTSTAKAVMNDLIEHGRVIRGWLGVSVTNITPSMAGDFGLRDVRGGLIREVALQSPAHLAGIRPGDVLVGVNGRLLRDAYEGMQFITATRPGTELELNIVRQREEIAFKVVLGTRPPAAEGSR; this comes from the coding sequence ATGAAGGCTTTCCGTTTCCTGCTGATACCGGTCCTGACCGGCCTCGTGGTCGGTTTGTTGCTGCTGCTGTTCAACGTCCGCAGCCCGTTGCCCGGCGGCCCCGACCAGCCCCACGCCACCAGTTACGCCGACGCCGTGACAAAAGCGATTCCGGCGGTGGTGAACATCTACACCACACAGATGGTGGCGCGTACCGACAGCAGCGCACCGCCGCAAGCTTTCCTGCCGCCGAACGCGGAAGCGCCGCAGCGCGAACGCATTCTCGCCAGCCTCGGCTCCGGGGTACTGGTATCGCCACAGGGCTATCTGCTCACCAGCCACCACGTGATCCGCAACGCAGACGAAATCCTGGTGGCGTTGCTGGACGGTCGTGAAGCAGTGGCACAGGTGGTGGGCACCGACCCGGAAACCGACCTAGCGCTGCTCAAAGTGGACATCGAGCAAGCCCCCTACATCGAGATCGACGATGACAGCACCGTCCGCGTCGGTGACGTGGTGCTGGCGATCGGCAACCCGCTCGGCATGGGCCAAACGGTGTCCATGGGCATCGTCGGCGCCACCGGCCGCAGCCAGCTCGGCATCACCACCTTCGAGAATTTCATCCAGACCGACGCGGCGATTAACCAAGGCAATTCCGGCGGCGCACTGGTGGACAGCGCGGGGCATCTGGTGGGCATCAACACCGCCATCCTGTCCAGCGACGGCAACTGGCAGGGTATCGGTTTCGCCACCCCCACCAGCACCGCCAAAGCGGTCATGAACGACCTGATCGAGCATGGCCGGGTGATTCGCGGCTGGCTGGGCGTGTCGGTGACCAACATCACCCCATCGATGGCCGGCGATTTCGGGTTGCGCGATGTGCGCGGCGGCTTGATCCGCGAAGTGGCGTTGCAAAGCCCGGCGCACCTGGCCGGCATCCGCCCTGGCGATGTGTTGGTAGGCGTCAACGGCCGCTTGCTGCGCGACGCCTACGAGGGCATGCAATTCATCACTGCCACTCGCCCTGGCACCGAGCTGGAACTGAACATCGTGCGCCAGCGCGAAGAGATCGCCTTCAAGGTCGTACTCGGCACCCGGCCGCCGGCGGCGGAAGGCTCACGTTGA
- the hisG gene encoding ATP phosphoribosyltransferase codes for MTDDRPLTIALSKGRILKDTLPLLEAAGIRLLEDPEKSRKLIFETSRADVRIIIIRATDVPPYVQHGAADIGVAGKDVLMEHGAEGMYEPLDLDIAKCKLMVAAPVDAAPIVGRVRVATKFVNVARRYFAERGQQAEVIKLYGAMELAPIVGLADRIVDVVDTGNTLRANGLEPTELIAHVSSRLVVNRASMKTRHAAIQAIIDVLAEAVAARQAEARP; via the coding sequence ATGACTGACGACCGCCCGCTCACCATTGCCCTGTCCAAAGGGCGCATCCTCAAGGACACGCTGCCGCTGCTGGAAGCGGCCGGCATTCGCCTGCTTGAGGACCCGGAAAAGTCCCGCAAGCTGATCTTCGAGACCAGCCGTGCGGACGTGCGCATCATCATCATCCGTGCCACCGACGTGCCGCCCTATGTGCAGCACGGCGCTGCGGATATCGGCGTCGCCGGCAAGGATGTGCTGATGGAGCACGGTGCCGAGGGCATGTACGAGCCGTTGGATCTGGATATCGCCAAGTGCAAGCTGATGGTGGCGGCGCCGGTGGATGCGGCGCCAATCGTCGGCCGGGTGCGGGTGGCAACCAAGTTCGTCAATGTGGCGCGGCGCTACTTCGCCGAGCGCGGCCAGCAGGCGGAAGTGATTAAGCTGTACGGCGCCATGGAGCTGGCGCCGATTGTCGGCCTTGCCGACCGCATCGTGGATGTGGTCGACACCGGCAACACGCTGCGTGCCAACGGGCTGGAGCCCACCGAGCTGATTGCCCATGTCAGCAGCCGCTTGGTGGTTAACCGCGCCAGCATGAAAACCCGCCATGCTGCGATCCAAGCCATCATTGATGTGCTGGCGGAGGCGGTGGCCGCCCGTCAAGCGGAGGCGCGTCCATGA
- a CDS encoding KpsF/GutQ family sugar-phosphate isomerase, whose product MSNRFQDTARRVLRVEADAVAALIPTVGAAFDAACQRLLDSPGRVIVTGMGKSGHIGSKVAATLASTGTPAFFVHPAEASHGDLGMITSGDVVLAFSNSGETAEVLAILPVLKRRGIALVSITGKPQSTLAVQADVHLEVAVEEEACPHNLAPTSSTTAALAMGDALAIALLEARRFSPEDFALSHPGGSLGRRLLLTVDDLMHSGDDMPLVTEDTVLTDALMEISRKGLGMTAVVDADGLLSGIFTDGDLRRVLDQPLSDLRQLRIDAVMVRNPVVIHSGRLAAEALKVMDERKINGLIVVDAERRPIGALNMHNLFKAGVA is encoded by the coding sequence ATGAGCAACCGCTTTCAAGACACCGCACGCCGGGTGCTGCGCGTGGAGGCCGACGCTGTCGCCGCCCTGATCCCCACCGTCGGCGCGGCGTTTGACGCCGCCTGCCAGCGCCTGCTGGACAGCCCCGGCCGCGTGATTGTCACCGGCATGGGCAAGTCCGGCCACATCGGCAGCAAGGTTGCCGCCACCCTGGCCAGCACCGGTACGCCGGCGTTCTTTGTACACCCGGCCGAAGCGTCCCACGGCGACCTCGGCATGATCACCAGCGGCGACGTGGTGCTGGCGTTCTCCAACTCCGGCGAAACCGCCGAAGTGCTGGCGATTTTACCGGTGCTCAAGCGCCGCGGCATCGCACTGGTCAGCATTACTGGCAAACCGCAATCAACACTGGCGGTCCAAGCTGATGTGCATCTGGAAGTCGCGGTGGAGGAAGAAGCTTGCCCGCATAACCTTGCGCCCACGTCCAGCACCACCGCCGCATTGGCAATGGGCGACGCGCTGGCCATCGCCCTATTGGAAGCCCGCCGCTTCTCGCCGGAGGACTTTGCCCTATCGCACCCCGGCGGCAGCCTCGGCCGGCGCTTGCTGTTGACCGTGGATGACCTGATGCACAGCGGTGACGACATGCCGCTGGTGACGGAAGACACCGTGCTCACCGACGCCCTGATGGAAATCAGCCGCAAAGGCCTCGGCATGACCGCGGTAGTCGACGCCGACGGTCTACTCAGCGGTATTTTCACCGACGGTGACCTGCGTCGGGTGCTCGACCAACCGCTCAGCGACCTGCGCCAGTTGCGCATCGACGCCGTCATGGTGCGCAACCCGGTAGTGATTCACAGCGGCCGGCTGGCCGCGGAAGCACTGAAAGTGATGGACGAGCGCAAGATCAACGGGCTGATCGTGGTGGACGCCGAGCGGCGCCCGATCGGCGCCCTCAATATGCATAACCTGTTCAAGGCGGGTGTGGCATGA
- the lptA gene encoding lipopolysaccharide transport periplasmic protein LptA, which translates to MNSFPSKRPALGALLLALALTVPAQAATESSGGDVVISADKAVFRQQDGFGLYQGNAELRQGNRQVTADRIELHLRNDVLHHVIAQGSPVTLREGDELEARGDKLEYDVADQRIVLSGNARIRQNGRSFEGGRVVYDLRSRNVEASGTTPEDRVRIVIPAADTQQGNNNEGARR; encoded by the coding sequence ATGAACAGCTTCCCCAGTAAACGTCCGGCGCTTGGCGCGCTGCTGCTGGCCCTGGCACTGACCGTGCCCGCCCAAGCGGCCACCGAAAGCAGCGGCGGCGACGTGGTGATCAGTGCCGACAAGGCGGTGTTCCGCCAACAGGACGGCTTCGGGCTGTACCAAGGCAATGCCGAACTGCGCCAGGGTAATCGTCAGGTCACCGCCGATCGCATCGAGCTGCATTTGCGCAATGACGTGCTGCACCACGTTATTGCGCAAGGCAGCCCGGTCACGCTGCGTGAAGGCGATGAGTTGGAAGCCCGTGGCGACAAACTCGAATACGACGTCGCCGACCAGCGCATTGTGCTGTCCGGCAACGCCCGCATCCGCCAGAACGGCCGCTCCTTTGAAGGCGGCCGCGTGGTCTATGACCTGCGCAGCCGCAACGTCGAAGCCAGTGGCACCACCCCAGAGGACCGGGTGCGCATCGTGATTCCAGCCGCCGACACCCAACAGGGCAACAACAACGAGGGAGCGCGCCGATGA
- the hisD gene encoding histidinol dehydrogenase, translating to MNTHRLSSTDADFDARLDALTAWSEERDSEVTERVHAIIQDVRRRGDAALVEYTNRFDRRQATDMAELVIDADALQAALARIPAAHREALEIAAERVRSYHRRQLTESWQYRDEDGTLLGQQVTALDRAGLYVPGGKAAYPSSVLMNAIPAQVAGVGEVVMVSPSPDGELNDTVLAAAAIAGVSRVLSIGGAQAVAALAYGTETVPAVDKIVGPGNIYVAEAKRQVFGKVGIDMIAGPSEIVVVCDGHSDPDWIAMDLFSQAEHDEEAQAILLCPDAAFIDAVQASMARLVTTLERETIIRTSMADRGALILTRDLNEAIEVVNRLAPEHLELSMADAEQWAKKVRHAGAIFLGRHTPEALGDYCAGPNHVLPTSATARFSSPLGVYDFQKRSSLIGCSPAGASRLAAVASPLARSEGLTAHARSAEYRLIES from the coding sequence ATGAATACCCATCGCCTGTCCTCCACCGATGCTGATTTCGACGCCCGCCTTGATGCGCTGACGGCGTGGAGCGAGGAGCGCGACAGCGAAGTGACCGAGCGCGTGCACGCCATCATTCAGGACGTGCGCCGGCGCGGGGACGCGGCGTTGGTGGAATACACCAACCGTTTCGACCGCCGCCAGGCTACCGACATGGCCGAGCTGGTGATTGATGCCGACGCGCTGCAAGCGGCGTTGGCACGTATTCCTGCGGCGCACCGCGAAGCGTTGGAAATCGCCGCCGAGCGGGTGCGCAGCTACCACCGCCGGCAGCTGACGGAGTCCTGGCAGTACCGCGACGAGGACGGCACCTTGCTCGGTCAGCAGGTCACCGCGCTTGATCGCGCCGGCCTCTACGTGCCCGGTGGCAAAGCGGCCTACCCCAGCTCGGTATTGATGAACGCTATTCCCGCCCAAGTGGCCGGGGTTGGCGAAGTGGTGATGGTGTCGCCATCGCCGGACGGTGAACTGAACGATACCGTGCTGGCAGCGGCGGCGATTGCCGGTGTCAGCCGGGTGCTGTCAATTGGTGGCGCGCAAGCGGTGGCGGCACTGGCCTACGGCACCGAAACGGTACCGGCGGTGGACAAGATCGTCGGCCCCGGCAACATCTATGTGGCGGAAGCCAAGCGCCAAGTGTTCGGCAAGGTCGGTATCGACATGATCGCTGGCCCATCGGAAATCGTGGTGGTGTGCGACGGTCACAGTGATCCGGATTGGATCGCCATGGACCTGTTCTCCCAGGCCGAGCACGACGAAGAAGCGCAAGCGATTCTGCTGTGCCCGGACGCCGCGTTCATCGACGCAGTGCAGGCCAGTATGGCGCGGCTGGTGACCACACTGGAGCGGGAAACCATCATCCGCACTTCGATGGCGGACCGGGGTGCGCTGATCCTTACCCGCGATCTGAACGAAGCCATTGAGGTGGTAAACCGGCTGGCGCCGGAACACTTGGAGCTGTCGATGGCAGATGCCGAGCAGTGGGCGAAGAAAGTGCGCCATGCGGGCGCTATCTTTCTCGGCCGTCACACGCCGGAAGCGCTGGGTGATTACTGCGCTGGCCCCAACCACGTGTTGCCGACCTCGGCCACGGCGCGGTTCTCCTCGCCGCTGGGCGTGTATGACTTCCAAAAGCGCAGTTCGCTGATTGGTTGTTCGCCGGCCGGCGCTAGCCGTTTGGCGGCGGTGGCGTCACCGCTGGCGCGCAGCGAAGGGCTCACCGCCCACGCGCGCAGTGCCGAGTACCGACTGATCGAATCCTGA
- the hisC gene encoding histidinol-phosphate transaminase, which produces MSRYWSAFVHQLKPYVPGEQPKLSRLVKLNTNENPYPPSPKVLAALQAASDERLRLYPDPECSEFKAAVARFHQVPEDQVFVGNGSDEVLAHLFMCFFRQSKPLLFPDITYSFYTVYCGLYDIDYQAVPLRDDFSLVLDDYSGDNGGIIFPNPNAPTGRALSRDQIAELLRRNPDSVVVVDEAYIDFGGESAIPLVQEFPNLLVVQTLSKSRSLAGARIGFAIGQAPLIDGLERIKNSFNSYPLDRLALAAGVAAMDDKDYFEACCARIIAGRDGLAAALTERGFKVLPSAANFVFARHPAWEGAALTAALRTHGVIVRHFAKPERIAPFLRITVGTDEQNQALLDALDAEL; this is translated from the coding sequence ATGAGTCGTTACTGGAGCGCTTTTGTTCACCAGCTCAAGCCCTATGTGCCCGGCGAACAGCCGAAGCTGAGTCGGCTGGTGAAGCTCAATACCAACGAAAACCCGTATCCACCGTCGCCTAAGGTGCTGGCGGCGCTGCAGGCGGCCAGCGATGAGCGGCTGCGGCTGTACCCGGACCCGGAGTGCAGCGAATTCAAAGCTGCGGTGGCACGTTTCCATCAGGTGCCGGAAGACCAGGTGTTTGTCGGTAACGGCTCCGATGAGGTGCTGGCGCACCTGTTCATGTGTTTCTTCCGCCAGTCCAAGCCGCTGCTGTTCCCGGATATCACCTACAGCTTCTATACGGTCTACTGCGGTCTGTACGACATCGACTACCAAGCGGTGCCGTTGCGTGATGATTTCAGCCTGGTGCTGGACGACTACAGCGGCGATAACGGTGGCATCATTTTCCCCAACCCCAACGCGCCCACTGGTCGTGCGCTGAGCCGCGACCAGATTGCCGAGCTGTTGCGCCGCAACCCGGATTCGGTGGTGGTGGTGGACGAAGCCTATATCGATTTCGGCGGCGAAAGCGCGATCCCGCTGGTGCAGGAATTCCCCAACCTGCTGGTGGTGCAGACGCTGTCGAAGTCACGCTCGTTGGCGGGCGCCCGGATTGGTTTCGCCATTGGTCAGGCACCGCTGATCGACGGGCTGGAACGCATCAAGAACAGCTTCAACTCCTACCCGCTGGACCGCTTGGCGCTGGCCGCCGGTGTGGCGGCGATGGACGACAAGGATTACTTCGAAGCCTGTTGTGCGCGCATCATTGCCGGCCGCGATGGGCTGGCGGCGGCGCTCACTGAGCGCGGCTTCAAGGTGCTGCCGTCGGCGGCCAACTTCGTGTTTGCCCGCCATCCGGCCTGGGAAGGCGCGGCGCTGACCGCGGCGCTGCGCACCCACGGGGTAATCGTGCGCCACTTTGCCAAGCCGGAGCGCATCGCGCCGTTCCTGCGCATTACGGTGGGCACCGACGAACAGAACCAAGCGTTGCTGGATGCGTTGGATGCCGAGCTGTAA
- the lptC gene encoding LPS export ABC transporter periplasmic protein LptC has protein sequence MKRQGVLSATGVLLLALVAMMTLHEWEDRVPDLFSDRESAPFVIAEQVTAQSFSETGRLQYDLRASQLAEMDGEQRTLLSDPDFRLYDPELVWEVSAKEAIVTEKGDHIRLRDEVNARHHGDENVLLTTEELVYQPKEELLTTPGPVTLSGRSGETRADAMRAALGEGQLELNGRVTSRYEQLPQ, from the coding sequence ATGAAGCGCCAAGGCGTCCTCAGTGCCACCGGCGTGTTGCTGCTGGCCCTGGTCGCCATGATGACGCTGCACGAATGGGAAGACCGGGTACCAGACCTGTTCAGCGACCGTGAAAGCGCACCGTTCGTGATCGCCGAACAGGTCACCGCACAAAGCTTTTCTGAAACTGGGCGGCTGCAGTACGACCTGCGCGCCAGCCAACTGGCAGAGATGGATGGCGAACAACGCACCCTGCTGAGCGACCCGGACTTCCGCCTGTACGACCCAGAACTGGTATGGGAAGTCAGCGCCAAGGAAGCCATCGTCACCGAAAAAGGCGACCATATTCGTCTGCGTGACGAGGTCAACGCCCGCCATCATGGCGACGAAAACGTGCTGCTCACTACCGAGGAACTGGTTTACCAGCCCAAGGAAGAGTTGCTCACCACCCCGGGCCCGGTCACCCTGAGCGGCCGCTCCGGAGAAACCCGCGCCGACGCAATGCGCGCCGCCCTCGGCGAGGGCCAATTGGAACTGAACGGACGAGTGACCAGCCGCTATGAACAGCTTCCCCAGTAA
- a CDS encoding BolA family protein produces MTPEQVEALIRGGCNVAEMGVQSNGNHYDIAVVSDDFVGLNAVKRQQLLYALVREPIAAGTMHAVNFKTYTLEEWQQAQRMGLA; encoded by the coding sequence ATGACCCCTGAGCAAGTAGAAGCCCTGATCCGCGGCGGCTGCAACGTGGCCGAAATGGGCGTGCAGAGCAATGGCAACCACTACGATATCGCGGTGGTGTCGGACGACTTCGTTGGGCTCAATGCGGTCAAGCGCCAGCAGCTGCTGTATGCGCTGGTGCGCGAGCCAATTGCAGCCGGCACCATGCACGCGGTGAACTTCAAGACCTACACCCTGGAGGAATGGCAGCAGGCCCAGCGCATGGGACTGGCCTGA
- the murA gene encoding UDP-N-acetylglucosamine 1-carboxyvinyltransferase, whose translation MDKLIITGGQRLDGEIRISGSKNSSLPIIAATLLASEPVTVGNLPHLQDVTTLIELLGRMGVRLVIDDRMNVEVDCSTISVLEAPYELVRTMRASILVLGPMLAHFGEAVVSLPGGCAIGSRPVDLHLQGLRALGAEIEVINGNVHAKVNGRLKGARLVLDTVTVTGTENLLMAATLADGTTVIENAAREPEVVDLANCLIKMGARITGAGTDTITIEGVEKLGGCHHNVIPDRIETGTYLIAAAITGGRIKVKDTDPTLLEATLQKLVEAGAKIEVGDTWISLDMEGRRPKAVSLRTAPYPAMPTDMQAQFLAMNTVADGTSTTVETVFENRFMHVQEMNRMGADIRVEGNTAICQGVPHLFGAPVMATDLRASASLVIAALVAEGDTTVDRIYHIDRGYECIEEKLQSLGARIRRVPG comes from the coding sequence ATGGACAAACTGATCATCACCGGCGGCCAGCGGCTGGATGGCGAGATCCGCATTTCCGGATCGAAGAACTCGTCGCTGCCGATCATCGCGGCCACCCTGCTGGCGTCTGAGCCGGTGACGGTGGGCAACTTGCCGCACCTGCAGGACGTCACCACCCTGATCGAACTGCTCGGCCGCATGGGCGTGCGCCTGGTGATTGACGACCGCATGAACGTGGAAGTGGATTGCTCCACCATTTCGGTGTTGGAAGCGCCCTACGAACTGGTGCGGACCATGCGCGCTTCGATTCTGGTGCTGGGCCCGATGCTGGCCCACTTCGGCGAAGCGGTGGTATCGCTGCCCGGTGGCTGTGCCATCGGCAGTCGCCCGGTAGACCTGCACCTGCAGGGCCTGCGCGCGCTCGGCGCCGAGATCGAGGTGATCAACGGCAACGTGCACGCTAAGGTCAATGGCCGCCTCAAGGGCGCTCGACTGGTGCTCGATACCGTCACTGTGACCGGCACTGAAAACTTGCTGATGGCCGCCACCTTGGCCGACGGCACCACGGTGATCGAAAACGCCGCTCGCGAGCCGGAAGTGGTGGATCTGGCCAACTGCCTGATCAAAATGGGCGCGCGCATCACCGGTGCCGGCACCGACACCATCACCATTGAAGGTGTTGAGAAACTCGGCGGCTGCCACCACAACGTGATTCCGGACCGCATTGAAACAGGCACCTACCTGATTGCCGCCGCCATCACCGGTGGCCGCATCAAGGTTAAAGACACTGATCCGACGCTGCTGGAAGCCACGCTGCAGAAGTTGGTGGAGGCGGGCGCCAAGATCGAGGTGGGCGACACCTGGATCAGCCTCGACATGGAAGGCCGACGGCCGAAAGCAGTGTCGCTGCGTACCGCGCCGTATCCGGCCATGCCGACCGACATGCAGGCCCAGTTCTTGGCCATGAACACGGTGGCCGACGGCACCAGCACCACGGTGGAAACGGTGTTCGAAAACCGCTTCATGCACGTGCAGGAAATGAACCGCATGGGCGCGGACATCCGCGTTGAAGGCAACACTGCCATCTGTCAGGGCGTACCGCACCTGTTTGGCGCGCCGGTGATGGCCACTGACTTGCGCGCGTCCGCCTCGTTGGTAATCGCGGCACTGGTGGCAGAAGGCGATACCACGGTAGACCGCATCTATCACATCGACCGCGGTTACGAGTGCATCGAGGAAAAACTGCAATCGCTGGGGGCGCGCATCCGCCGCGTGCCGGGCTGA